The proteins below are encoded in one region of Ricinus communis isolate WT05 ecotype wild-type chromosome 6, ASM1957865v1, whole genome shotgun sequence:
- the LOC8285181 gene encoding pentatricopeptide repeat-containing protein At1g10910, chloroplastic isoform X1 — translation MELSVLGTAQGHHIFTRSFTPNNSRTISGTPPKTISRANNSQRSSAVLSTNTTTETPLLKQPHNNEQPPNGQFHVQRRHSKSYLARQAAILEVQQSPDLDSALRRLGAILKAQDLNVILRNLGKQSRWQDLSKLFDWMQQHSKISVSSYTSYMKFMGKSLNPAKALEIYNSIADESVKNNVFICNSVLSCLVRSGKFDISLKLFHKMKQNGLTPDTITYSTLLSGCIKAKDGYSKTLDFIQELKYNGLQMDTVIYGTILAVCASHNRCEEAESYFSQMKNEGHLPNVFHYSSLLNAYASSGNYKKAEELVQDMKSLGLVPNKVIWTTLLKVYVRGGLFEKSQQLLLELETLGYAEDEMPYCLLMDGLSKAGRVDEARSFFDEMKEKNVKSDGYAYSIMISAYCRGRLLEEAKQLAKEFEAKYDKYDVVILNTMLCAYCRAGDMESVMQTMRKMDELAISPSYCTFHILIKYFCKQKLYLLAYQTMEDMHRKGHQPEEELCSMLIFHLGKAKAYTEAFSVYTMLKYGKRTMCKALHEKILHVLLGGQLLKDAYVVVKDNAELISQAAIKKFANAFMKLGNINLINDVMKVIHSSGYKIDQELFQMAISRYIAQPEKKDLLVQLLQWMPGHGYVVDASTRNLILKSSHLFGRQLIAEILSKQHIISKTLKSL, via the exons ATGGAGTTATCTGTGTTGGGCACTGCACAGGGTCACCATATCTTCACTCGTTCATTCACTCCCAATAATTCAAGAACCATTTCAGGAACCCCCCCTAAAACCATTTCAAGAGCCAACAATTCACAACGCAGCTCGGCAGTTTTATCAACAAATACAACCACAGAAACGCCACTTCtcaaacaaccccataataatgagCAACCGCCAAATGGTCAATTCCATGTTCAGAGGCGTCACTCTAAGTCTTACTTGGCTAGACAAGCTGCCATTCTTGAAGTTCAACAATCCCCTGATTTGGACTCTGCTCTTCGAag ATTAGGAGCGATATTGAAGGCGCAAGACTTGAATGTAATTTTGCGAAATTTAGGAAAGCAAAGCAGATGGCAGGATTTATCTAAG CTTTTTGATTGGATGCAACAACATAGTAAAATCAGTGTTTCTTCCTATACCAGTTACATGAAATTCATGGGAAAGAGCCTCAATCCTGCAAAGGCCCTCGAAATCTATAATAGCATTGCAGATGAATCAGTGAAAAATAATGTCTTCATATGTAATTCTGTTCTTAGCTGCCTGGTCAGGAGTGGGAAGTTTGATATCAGTCTTAAATTGTTTCATAAGATGAAGCAGAATGGTCTTACCCCAGATACTATTACGTATAGTACG CTTCTTTCAGGTTGTATTAAAGCCAAAGATGGATATTCGAAGACACTAGACTTTATTCAAGAACTGAAGTATAATGGATTACAGATGGACACTGTGATATATGGAACAATTTTGGCAGTTTGTGCTTCACATAATCGATGTGAAGAAGCAGAGAGCTACTTTAGCCAGATGAAAAATGAAGGTCATTTGCCTAATGTATTTCATTATAGTTCTTTACTCAATGCTTATGCTTCAAGTGGAAATTATAAGAAGGCTGAGGAGTTGGTGCAAGACATGAAATCTTTAGGGTTAGTACCAAATAAG GTAATATGGACAACTTTACTAAAGGTATATGTTAGAGGGGGCTTGTTTGAGAAATCCCAACAACTACTACTTGAATTGGAAACTTTGGGCTATGCAGAAGACGAG ATGCCCTATTGTTTATTGATGGATGGCCTTTCCAAGGCTGGGCGTGTAGATGAAGCAAGGTCATTTTTCGATGaaatgaaggaaaaaaatgttaaatctG ATGGCTATGCTTACAGTATCATGATTTCAGCATATTGTCGAGGGAGGCTTTTGGAAGAGGCAAAGCAATTAGCCAAGGAGTTTGAGGCCAAGTATGACAAATATGATGTGGTTATTTTAAATACGATGCTCTGTGCCTACTGCAGAGCTGGTGACATGGAAAGTGTGATGCAAACAATGAGGAAAATGGATGAATTAGCAATCAGCCCTAGTTATTGTACTTTTCATATtcttatcaaatatttttgtaagCAAAAGTTATATCTGCTTGCTTACCAGACAATGGAGGACATGCATAGAAAAGGCCACCAGCCAGAGGAg GAACTTTGCTCCATGTTGATTTTCCATCTTGGTAAAGCAAAAGCCTATACAGAAGCCTTTTCTGTTTATACAATGTTGAAATATGGCAAGAGAACCATGTGCAAAGCCCTTCATGAAAAGATTCTGCACGTTCTTTTAGGTGGTCAGCTTCTCAAAGATGCTTACGTTGTTGTTAAG GACAATGCTGAGTTGATTTCTCAAGCTGCTATAAAGAAGTTTGCAAATGCATTCATGAAACTGGGtaatatcaatttgataaatgATGTCATGAAGGTTATTCATAGTTCTGGATACAAGATTGATCAG GAACTATTTCAGATGGCCATATCACGTTACATTGCACAACCTGAAAAGAAGGACTTGCTTGTGCAGTTGCTTCAGTGGATGCCAGGCCATGGTTATGTTGTTGATGCTTCTACAAGAAACCTAATTCTTAAGAGCTCGCACTTATTTGGTCGCCAGCTCATCGCTGAGATCTTGTCCAAGCAGCACATAATATCAAAAACCCTGAAATCTCTCTAG
- the LOC8285181 gene encoding pentatricopeptide repeat-containing protein At1g10910, chloroplastic isoform X2, which produces MELSVLGTAQGHHIFTRSFTPNNSRTISGTPPKTISRANNSQRSSAVLSTNTTTETPLLKQPHNNEQPPNGQFHVQRRHSKSYLARQAAILEVQQSPDLDSALRRLGAILKAQDLNVILRNLGKQSRWQDLSKLLSGCIKAKDGYSKTLDFIQELKYNGLQMDTVIYGTILAVCASHNRCEEAESYFSQMKNEGHLPNVFHYSSLLNAYASSGNYKKAEELVQDMKSLGLVPNKVIWTTLLKVYVRGGLFEKSQQLLLELETLGYAEDEMPYCLLMDGLSKAGRVDEARSFFDEMKEKNVKSDGYAYSIMISAYCRGRLLEEAKQLAKEFEAKYDKYDVVILNTMLCAYCRAGDMESVMQTMRKMDELAISPSYCTFHILIKYFCKQKLYLLAYQTMEDMHRKGHQPEEELCSMLIFHLGKAKAYTEAFSVYTMLKYGKRTMCKALHEKILHVLLGGQLLKDAYVVVKDNAELISQAAIKKFANAFMKLGNINLINDVMKVIHSSGYKIDQELFQMAISRYIAQPEKKDLLVQLLQWMPGHGYVVDASTRNLILKSSHLFGRQLIAEILSKQHIISKTLKSL; this is translated from the exons ATGGAGTTATCTGTGTTGGGCACTGCACAGGGTCACCATATCTTCACTCGTTCATTCACTCCCAATAATTCAAGAACCATTTCAGGAACCCCCCCTAAAACCATTTCAAGAGCCAACAATTCACAACGCAGCTCGGCAGTTTTATCAACAAATACAACCACAGAAACGCCACTTCtcaaacaaccccataataatgagCAACCGCCAAATGGTCAATTCCATGTTCAGAGGCGTCACTCTAAGTCTTACTTGGCTAGACAAGCTGCCATTCTTGAAGTTCAACAATCCCCTGATTTGGACTCTGCTCTTCGAag ATTAGGAGCGATATTGAAGGCGCAAGACTTGAATGTAATTTTGCGAAATTTAGGAAAGCAAAGCAGATGGCAGGATTTATCTAAG CTTCTTTCAGGTTGTATTAAAGCCAAAGATGGATATTCGAAGACACTAGACTTTATTCAAGAACTGAAGTATAATGGATTACAGATGGACACTGTGATATATGGAACAATTTTGGCAGTTTGTGCTTCACATAATCGATGTGAAGAAGCAGAGAGCTACTTTAGCCAGATGAAAAATGAAGGTCATTTGCCTAATGTATTTCATTATAGTTCTTTACTCAATGCTTATGCTTCAAGTGGAAATTATAAGAAGGCTGAGGAGTTGGTGCAAGACATGAAATCTTTAGGGTTAGTACCAAATAAG GTAATATGGACAACTTTACTAAAGGTATATGTTAGAGGGGGCTTGTTTGAGAAATCCCAACAACTACTACTTGAATTGGAAACTTTGGGCTATGCAGAAGACGAG ATGCCCTATTGTTTATTGATGGATGGCCTTTCCAAGGCTGGGCGTGTAGATGAAGCAAGGTCATTTTTCGATGaaatgaaggaaaaaaatgttaaatctG ATGGCTATGCTTACAGTATCATGATTTCAGCATATTGTCGAGGGAGGCTTTTGGAAGAGGCAAAGCAATTAGCCAAGGAGTTTGAGGCCAAGTATGACAAATATGATGTGGTTATTTTAAATACGATGCTCTGTGCCTACTGCAGAGCTGGTGACATGGAAAGTGTGATGCAAACAATGAGGAAAATGGATGAATTAGCAATCAGCCCTAGTTATTGTACTTTTCATATtcttatcaaatatttttgtaagCAAAAGTTATATCTGCTTGCTTACCAGACAATGGAGGACATGCATAGAAAAGGCCACCAGCCAGAGGAg GAACTTTGCTCCATGTTGATTTTCCATCTTGGTAAAGCAAAAGCCTATACAGAAGCCTTTTCTGTTTATACAATGTTGAAATATGGCAAGAGAACCATGTGCAAAGCCCTTCATGAAAAGATTCTGCACGTTCTTTTAGGTGGTCAGCTTCTCAAAGATGCTTACGTTGTTGTTAAG GACAATGCTGAGTTGATTTCTCAAGCTGCTATAAAGAAGTTTGCAAATGCATTCATGAAACTGGGtaatatcaatttgataaatgATGTCATGAAGGTTATTCATAGTTCTGGATACAAGATTGATCAG GAACTATTTCAGATGGCCATATCACGTTACATTGCACAACCTGAAAAGAAGGACTTGCTTGTGCAGTTGCTTCAGTGGATGCCAGGCCATGGTTATGTTGTTGATGCTTCTACAAGAAACCTAATTCTTAAGAGCTCGCACTTATTTGGTCGCCAGCTCATCGCTGAGATCTTGTCCAAGCAGCACATAATATCAAAAACCCTGAAATCTCTCTAG
- the LOC8285180 gene encoding 3-ketoacyl-CoA synthase 7, whose amino-acid sequence MVTDILTKFSLLNTSIVTDFSFSFTHFLIATTLVIGVLYYALRTNCVYLIDFTCYLPPDHLRATSSNFVEHVEMSGLFSKENVDFHEKVLERSGIGDEACLPISVHEIPADTSLNAAKREVEVVLFTIVTDLLTKHNINPKSIDILISNCSLFCPTPSISAMTIKKFGLRSNIKNISLSGMGCSAGLLSISLAKELLKVHKNSLVLVISMEAVSPNGYKGQSKSMIVANTIFRMGGAAILLSNRKQDKKMASYKLQHLVRTHTGSDDQAYHSVFQQTDDDGKAGVLLSRALLHTAAKALKTNISELGPLVLPYSEQLQFAWSLIHRKLWNAARQNELYVPKFKKAFKHFCIHAGGRAIIDAVEKNLKLQKEDGEASRMTLYRFGNTSSSSVWYELCYLEAKGKVKKGDQIWQIAFGSGFKCNSAVWKSISDIKPNEKNAWSDRIHLYPVKIPIVS is encoded by the coding sequence ATGGTGACTGATATACTCACAAAATTCTCCCTTCTGAATACATCCATCGTCACGGACTTTTCGTTCTCGTTCACCCATTTCTTAATCGCAACCACTTTAGTCATTGGAGTTCTCTATTATGCACTCAGAACAAATTGTGTATATCTCATAGACTTCACCTGTTATCTGCCACCGGATCATTTACGAGCTACGAGCTCCAACTTTGTAGAACACGTCGAGATGAGTGGTCTCTTCAGTAAAGAGAATGTTGATTTCCATGAGAAAGTTTTGGAAAGATCAGGCATTGGAGATGAAGCTTGTTTGCCTATTTCAGTCCATGAGATACCGGCTGACACTTCATTAAATGCAGCTAAAAGAGAAGTTGAAGTTGTTCTTTTCACAATTGTAACAGATCTTCTTACCAAGCACAACATAAATCCTAAAAGCATTGATATTCTGATATCAAACTGCAGCCTGTTCTGTCCGACTCCATCCATTAGTGCAATGACCATAAAAAAGTTTGGTCTCAGAAGCAACATAAAAAACATCAGCCTAAGTGGAATGGGGTGCAGTGCGGGACTTCTATCGATAAGTTTGGCTAAAGAACTACTCAAAGTTCACAAGAACTCATTGGTTTTAGTTATCAGCATGGAAGCTGTATCTCCCAATGGCTACAAGGGCCAATCTAAGTCCATGATTGTTGCCAACACCATATTTCGCATGGGTGGAGCTGCTATTCTGCTGTCAAACAGGAAGCAAGACAAGAAGATGGCGAGCTACAAGCTCCAGCATCTTGTCCGAACCCACACAGGATCTGATGACCAAGCCTACCACTCTGTCTTCCAGCAAACAGATGATGATGGGAAAGCAGGCGTGTTGCTTTCGAGGGCACTTCTACATACTGCAGCCAAAGCTTTAAAGACTAACATATCAGAGTTAGGACCTCTTGTGTTGCCATACTCTGAGCAGCTGCAATTTGCATGGTCATTAATTCACCGAAAGTTATGGAATGCAGCAAGACAAAATGAATTATATGTGCCAAAATTCAAGAAGGCTTTCAAGCATTTCTGCATACACGCTGGAGGAAGAGCGATAATTGATGCTGTCGAGAAAAATCTCAAGCTGCAGAAGGAAGATGGGGAAGCTTCAAGGATGACTCTCTATCGATTTGGTAATACCTCGTCTTCTTCAGTTTGGTATGAACTCTGCTACCTGGAAGCAAAGGGAAAGGTGAAGAAAGGAGACCAGATTTGGCAAATTGCATTCGGTAGTGGCTTCAAGTGTAACAGTGCAGTATGGAAATCCATTTCTGATATCAAACCAAATGAAAAGAATGCTTGGTCAGACAGAATTCATTTGTATCCTGTAAAGATACCAATTGTATCATGA
- the LOC112536411 gene encoding serine/threonine-protein kinase CDG1, whose translation MVQASAASVSARESVIVVMDANKSKGNMDALDWALKHVVRRRDTVIVLGVSSDFGKKNSCFPLNMGERLEFSSQGQGEARPKELGEEIERKKEQYQNNLQPFYRQCKKNEVNMEVKLAFGFCPEKITVEQAQNSNPRWIVLDSYLKKHKVVIYAHVGCNIAVMKGKDVATLTPSRTLPGSPTQTDNPLTTKNQQPGGENQVNVSSSQEGQSSSAQPRSPCWYPLSWRSGFPRAFSQTELQEVTNCFSEENLIQDQDNIKVYEGVVQESPVLVRSFSEDDERFWTMLKILSRVRHRNISNLVGYCCTGTSLFLLSDYPCLGTLEVNLRIDDSARNLPWKARWYIAMEIGGSLRYLHEECIDGGAIVHLSVCSSHVVFTNGCSTMLTNFETARWIKDGCTRNEDSQAVCASLQEEEICSIDVHDYGMFLIELISGKSAHFYHIESRGQSLINWALPLLKHGLISEVLDARLEDSNDVRAAHHMAKAALLCLKNDTDHRISMSQVLAVVRGDQLAMAKC comes from the exons ATGGTGCAAGCTTCAGCAGCTTCTGTTTCAGCAAGGGAGAGTGTGATAGTTGTGATGGATGCTAATAAGAGCAAAGGAAATATGGATGCCTTAGACTGGGCTCTCAAACATGTCGTTCGCCGCAGAGATACTGTCATTGTTCTTGGAGTTTCTTCTGACTTTGGAAAGAAGAATTCCTGCTTTCCTTTAAATATGG gGGAAAGATTAGAGTTTTCAAGCCAAGGGCAAGGAGAAGCTAGACCGAAAGAGCTCGGAGAAGAAAttgagaggaaaaaagaacaGTATCAGAATAATCTACAACCGTTCTACAGACAATGCAAAAAGAATGAG GTGAATATGGAGGTCAAACTTGCTTTTGGATTTTGTCCTGAGAAAATAACAGTTGAACAAGCTCAGAACTCCAATCCCCGTTGGATTGTATTAGACAG CTACTTAAAGAAACACAAGGTAGTAATATATGCACATGTAGGATGCAATATTGCTGTAATGAAGGGAAAAGATGTCGCGACTTTGACACCATCAAGAACCCTGCCTGGAAGTCCCACACAAACGGATAATCCTTTAACCACCAAAAATCAACAACCCGGAGgggaaaatcaagttaatgTTAGTTCTTCCCAAGAAGGACAGTCATCATCTGCACAACCTAGAAGTCCTTGCTGGTATCCACTGTCCTGGAGAAGTGGGTTTCCAAGAGCATTTTCTCAAACTGAGCTTCAAGAAGTAACAAACTGTTTCTCTGAAGAGAACCTTATTCAGGACCAGGACAACATAAAGGTTTATGAAGGGGTTGTTCAGGAAAGTCCTGTACTAGTTAGGTCTTTCTCAGAAGATGACGAACGATTCTGGACGATGCTCAAGATCCTTTCCCGCGTACGTCACCGGAATATTTCGAATCTTGTTGGTTATTGCTGCACAGGAACATCtcttttcttgctttcagACTACCCCTGCTTGGGAACTCTAGAAGTGAACTTGCGGA TTGATGATTCAGCTCGGAACCTGCCATGGAAAGCAAGGTGGTATATCGCAATGGAAATAGGTGGAAGCTTGCGCTATCTTCATGAGGAGTGTATTGATGGAGGAGCCATCGTTCACCTCTCAGTTTGTTCTTCTCATGTTGTTTTCACTAATGGCTGCTCTACTATG CTTACCAACTTCGAGACTGCTAGGTGGATTAAAGATGGATGTACGAGAAATGAAGATTCCCAAGCTGT GTGTGCAAGCTTACAGGAAGAAGAAATTTGTTCTATTGATGTGCATGATTATGGGATGTTCCTGATAGAGCTTATCAGTGGAAAGAGTGCTCATTTCTATCATATCGAAAGCAGAGGGCAAAGCTTGATTAACTGG GCATTGCCACTTCTCAAACACGGTCTGATAAGCGAAGTATTAGATGCCAGATTGGAAGATAGCAATGATGTTAGAGCAGCCCATCATATGGCCAAGGCTGCTTTACTCTGCTTGAAAAATGATACAGATCACAGGATTTCAATGAGTCAG GTCCTCGCTGTGGTTCGAGGTGATCAGCTTGCAATGGCTAAATGCTGA